One window of Nostoc sp. NIES-3756 genomic DNA carries:
- a CDS encoding ankyrin repeat domain-containing protein, with product MSTDIFEAIKSHNLNRIADVLSRGADLNVLSPDWPRWTPLHEAIEQLEDGGSLELLVLLLRHGVSVNAWDAEHNATSLLMALFREQAEAIRLLLAAGAETNVVGSEGDSPLRWCVEHRDYDTAAMLLRCGAARTIDSAGGPRGMTALGLAANQLDLRMIELLLLAGADPQALDSDKFTAYRRLPARGEIKDDAAWLAAEMLLVSGT from the coding sequence ATGTCAACAGATATCTTTGAAGCAATCAAAAGTCATAATTTGAACCGTATTGCTGATGTACTCTCACGCGGAGCCGATTTAAACGTGCTATCTCCTGATTGGCCGAGATGGACACCGCTTCACGAAGCAATCGAGCAGCTTGAGGATGGCGGATCGCTTGAACTACTTGTACTATTGCTTCGGCACGGCGTATCTGTCAACGCTTGGGATGCCGAGCATAATGCGACATCTCTGTTGATGGCTCTCTTCCGTGAGCAGGCGGAAGCTATACGCTTGTTGCTTGCAGCTGGTGCTGAGACGAACGTTGTCGGCAGCGAAGGAGACTCACCCCTACGTTGGTGTGTCGAGCATAGGGATTACGATACGGCAGCGATGTTGCTACGGTGCGGGGCGGCCAGGACGATTGATAGCGCAGGCGGCCCAAGGGGCATGACAGCGCTTGGGCTAGCAGCGAATCAACTTGATCTACGGATGATCGAGCTACTTTTGCTTGCAGGAGCAGATCCACAAGCACTCGATAGCGATAAGTTCACTGCGTATCGGCGGCTGCCTGCACGCGGCGAGATCAAAGATGATGCTGCATGGCTTGCAGCAGAGATGCTACTGGTTAGTGGAACTTAG
- a CDS encoding IS701 family transposase — protein MNTTIPVEIASILLPFAAIFTKPVWSHVQTLVMGAILTTGKRTITSVLVVMGLNQEEHFQNYHRVLNRAVWSGLEASRILLMLMVTVFLRTGPIIMGIDDTIERRKGKKIKAKGIYRDPVRSSNSQVVKVSGLRWLSMMLLVEISWAGRVWALPFLTVLAPSERYSQQYQLRHKKLIDWARQMILQVKRWLPTRELVVVADSSFAALELLAAVSQGVMPVHIITRLRLDAALYEPAPERTPNTMGRPRLKGARLPNLEQVLVDQQTQWQTIKVNRWYGEGQRQVEVCTGTAVWYHTGLPVVPIRWVLVRDPLGKFESQALLSTNQEYSPKQILEWFVRRWQIEVTFEQVRKHLGMETQRQWSDQSIARTTPTLLGLFSLVVILADHLQTNFSWTIQQTIWYSKVLPTFSDALALVRRFLWASTFSTSSETTQMIKVPRLLFERLRDIAVYAA, from the coding sequence ATGAATACAACAATACCAGTTGAAATTGCCAGTATCTTGCTGCCGTTTGCAGCAATTTTTACCAAGCCCGTCTGGAGTCATGTCCAAACTTTGGTAATGGGAGCGATTTTAACAACAGGTAAACGTACCATTACTTCGGTACTGGTAGTGATGGGACTAAATCAGGAGGAACACTTCCAAAATTATCATCGTGTATTAAATCGCGCAGTGTGGTCAGGTTTGGAAGCAAGCCGAATTTTATTAATGCTCATGGTAACAGTGTTTTTACGAACTGGGCCAATCATCATGGGAATAGATGATACGATTGAACGTCGTAAAGGCAAGAAAATTAAGGCCAAAGGAATATATCGAGACCCAGTACGTTCAAGTAACAGTCAAGTTGTGAAGGTGAGTGGCTTGCGATGGTTATCAATGATGCTGTTAGTTGAAATTTCTTGGGCTGGGCGTGTCTGGGCATTACCTTTCCTAACAGTGCTTGCACCATCAGAACGTTACAGCCAACAGTATCAACTTCGGCATAAAAAACTGATTGATTGGGCCAGACAGATGATATTGCAAGTAAAAAGATGGTTACCAACAAGGGAACTAGTTGTAGTCGCAGATAGTAGTTTTGCTGCACTGGAACTCCTTGCCGCAGTAAGCCAAGGTGTAATGCCAGTACATATAATTACTCGGTTGCGTTTGGATGCTGCTTTATACGAGCCTGCACCAGAAAGAACTCCTAATACGATGGGACGACCCCGACTTAAAGGAGCAAGATTACCCAATCTTGAGCAAGTGCTTGTAGATCAACAAACTCAATGGCAAACAATCAAGGTTAACCGTTGGTACGGAGAAGGACAACGCCAAGTAGAAGTTTGTACTGGAACTGCGGTTTGGTATCACACAGGTTTACCTGTGGTTCCTATCCGTTGGGTATTAGTACGTGACCCACTGGGTAAATTTGAATCACAGGCTTTGTTATCTACAAATCAAGAATATTCTCCTAAACAAATCTTGGAGTGGTTTGTACGTCGCTGGCAGATAGAAGTAACTTTTGAACAAGTGAGAAAACATCTAGGAATGGAAACTCAAAGGCAATGGTCAGACCAGTCAATTGCTCGTACAACACCTACATTGCTGGGATTATTTTCCTTGGTCGTGATTTTGGCAGACCATTTACAAACTAATTTTTCTTGGACAATTCAGCAAACAATCTGGTACTCCAAAGTTTTGCCTACTTTTTCGGATGCACTGGCTTTAGTTAGACGATTTTTATGGGCTAGCACTTTTTCCACATCTTCTGAAACCACTCAAATGATAAAAGTCCCTCGTCTTTTATTTGAGCGTTTGAGAGATATTGCTGTTTACGCTGCTTGA